Sequence from the Sphingobacteriaceae bacterium GW460-11-11-14-LB5 genome:
GATTATGTCCGAAAACCAATACCAGGCCGGTTATGAGCACGGTCTTATACGACATGCGACTGGCCAATGCCAGAAATACCATAATGCTTCCAATTGCCCAGATGACCTGAAGAATAATGAAATTGTAAGATGGATTAAAGGTCAATCCAAATGTGATCACCACAATTTCGATCAATATTAGCCATAAACCCCGTTTTAATAAAAAAGAACTTGCCTGCGCCGGTGTTTTGCGCTGTGCCGATAAATAAGCTGATAAGCCTGATAAGAAAACAAAGGTTGGTGCACAAAAATGCGTAATCCAACGGGTGAAAAATAACATGCCTGTGGTGATATCGGGATTTAGCGGATCACTGGTCATGGCACCGATATGAAAGAAATCTCTCGTATGATCCAGCGCCATAATAATCATTACTAACCCGCGTAGTATATCGATAGATAAAATGCGTTTAGATAAAGTTACGGTATCAGCATTCATAACAATAGGTTTGGTTATTTAAATATACTCATTCAAAATTATTTTTACTGACTTAATTATTACCTTTAGCTTCATCAGCATCCTATCCGAGTCTGTTTCTGTGTGTTGTAGAGGAAAATCGATTTAGGAATGGTTTAATTGACTATAATGATTTTGATGTTCGAAAAATTATAATAATATTTGTTAAGCGCTAACCGAATAATATCTTACCACAACTATTATCATCATCGATAATGGATAGATTTCGTTTAGTAGAAATTAAACCAAAATATCATAAACCATCATAATGAAAAGAAGAACATTTATACAAAACACAGGTTTGTTAGGCGCTGGAGTTGTCGCATCGAAATTTTCTTTTGCCGCTAATCTTGCACCAGAATTTCCTGTGGTACGTGTAGCTGCCGCAAAACGACACTTTCAAAGTAAAGCCGTAGATGCTGCCATTAAAACTTTCCAGGCAAACGTTAAAAATCCCGAATTGGCCTGGCTGTTCGAAAACTGTTTTCCCAATACTTTAGATACTACGGTTTACAATTCAGAAAAAGATGGCCGACCAGATACTTATGTCATTACCGGTGATATTGATGCCATGTGGTTACGCGATAGTTCGGCGCAGGTTTGGCCATATCTTCAGTTTGTAAATGAAGATGAACCGCTTAAAAAATTAATAGCCGGCGTAATTATCCATCAAACTAAATGTATTTTAAAAGATCCTTATGCAAATGCTTTTTATGGCGACCCCACCAAAGTAGGTGAGTGGAAAACAGATAAAACGGCCATGCAGCCCGGAGTGCACGAACGCAAATGGGAAATAGATTCTTTATGTTATCCTATCCGCCTGGCTTACCACTACTGGAAAAAAACAGGCGATAAAACACCTTTTGATGCCAGTTGGAAAAAAGGAATTGAAGCCACTTTAAAAACATTCAAAGAACAACAGCGAAAAGCGGATAAAGGACCCTATCATTTTCAGCGGGAAACGACTCAACCTACAGATTCACTACCCATGGCCGGTTACGGTTTTCCGGTAAATCCGGTGGGCTTAATCTGCTCAGCATTTCGTCCGAGTGATGATGCCACCATTTTCCCTTTCCTGGTTCCATCTAACTTTTTTGCGGTATCGAGCTTAAAACAGGCCGCAGAAATGATTAAAGCCTTACAGAATGATCAGGCTTTGGAAAGTAGTTTGTTAAACATGGCTGATGAAGTGAGCGCTGCGCTACAGAAACATGCTATCGTTAATCATCCGAAATATGGTAAAATTTACGCCTTTGAGGTAGATGGTTTTGGAAGTTCGTATCTGATGGACGATTCTAATGTACCAAGCTTGCTGGGTTTACCTTATTTAGGTGCGATGAAAATTGAAGATCCTATTTATCAAAATACACGGAAATTTGCCCTTTCTAAAGATAATCCATATTTCTTTAAAGGTACAGCTGCAGAGGGAATTGGTGGACCGCACGCTGGTCAGGATATGATCTGGCCAATGAGTATCACCATGCGTGCCTTAACCTCGAAAGATGATGCTGAGATTAAATCTTGTATCGATATGTTACGTAAAACACATGCTGGCAAAGGTTTTATGCACGAATCTTTTCATAAAGATAACCCTGCGAACTTTACAAGGGCTTGGTTCGCCTGGTCGAACACCTTATTTGGTGAGTTACTTTGGAGAACCTACCACGAAAAACCAGCTTTGCTAAAAGCCTAATACAAGCGACCGTATTGATTGGGGTTTGTAATTGATTTTGATATTCAGTTCAACGCCTGATCAATACGGTTTTGTTTTGTCTTCCCTTATCTCCAGGATAAGGTGCACAGCGACTGTACAACGCACTACCTGTTTACATGATGTTGTACAATTTGACGGTAATTACAGGGGATTTATACGCCATTCGGGAATAAATTGATCAATGTGTGTAAAAGCTATGTTATAACGCTAAATTCTATCCTTTGCCTGTAATAAATATTTGTAAATTGCTACAAATTATTCCGTTTAGCATTGCAAAATTTTAGTAAAACCATCCTGGAAGATATTGAATTTATAAATCAGATTCCTGCTGTTGCACATATCTTAGAAATTGTTTGTAGAACCACAGGTATGGGGTTTTCGGCAGTGGCTAGGGTAACATCAGATAGCTGGGTAGCCTGTGCCGTTCATGATGAAATAAACTTCGGATTAAGCGTGGGTAGCGAACTCAAACTGGAAACAACCATTTGTAACGAGATCAGGCAGCATAAAAATGCTGTTATCATTGATCACGTGGATGAAGATCCTGATTTTGCACAGCACCATACACCATTAATGTATGGCTTTCAGAGCTACATCTCGGTGCCTATTACGTTAAAAAATGGTGAGTTTTTCGGTACGCTTTGCGCCATTGATCCTAAACCGGCCAAGCTGAAAAATCCGACCGTAACTGGTATGTTTACCATGTTTGCCGATTTAATAGCCTTTCATTTAGATGCACTGGAAGAACTGGCTAACAAGGAGCGGGAGTTAAAAAAAGAACAGGAAATAGCTGTTTTAAGAGATCAGTTTATTGCTATTCTGGGTCATGATTTACGAAATCCGTTAAATGCCATTTCGAACAGTGCACAACTTTTATCACGTTTGAATTTAGATGAACGCAGTGGGCGTATCACTAAAATTATTAAAGATTCGTCTTTCAGAATGAATGGTTTGATTGAGAATATGCTCGATTTTGCCAGTGGACGTTTAGGCGAGGGAATTACCATCAGCAAAACACCTGACGAAGATTTGGAGAAATTACTGCTCCAGGTGGTAGAAGAGTTGCAGGCCATTTGGCCATCGAGGGATATCAAGCTAAATTTTGATCTTGCTTATCCTGTTCATGCAGACGGAAAGCGACTGGCACAGCTTTTTTCTAATTTATTAGGCAATGCTTTAAATTATTCTCCATCAGATTCTACAGTCGAAATCAGTGCTTTCAGTACCGAAACAGAATTTAATCTTTGCGTAACCAATGAGGGTAAACAAATTCCGGCTGTTGCCATGGACAGGTTGTTTCAGCCTTTTTCCAGGGGTGAAGTAGAACCCAATCAAAAAGGCCTTGGTCTGGGTTTATATATTGCATCAGAAATTGCCAATGCCCATAATGGAACGCTTAAGGTATCTTCTACGCCTCAAAACACCTGTTTTACCTTGCACTTACCTTCTAGTGATGATAACAATAAACGATAACCTGCCTACCTCTACACTTTTAGAACTGAAAGTAGGCGATGAGATTACAGACGGGAATACTCAATCTGGTACCATAAAAAATATCGAGATTAGTGAAACGGATGAATTTTTAATGTTTATTTTTCAGTTGGAAAAACAGCACCTTACCGTGAAGAAACTCAAACAGGTTTGCTAATTATAAAATAGGCCTCGGATCGAATATAACCTGAAACGACTTAATTTTTTCGTTGGCTAACTGGTACCAGCCACAGGCATATATCGTGCTTTTACCCATGTTAATATCATACCATAAACAAACATCCTCCTGATCTAAAAACACTTTTTTAACATCGTATTTAAATTTCATTTTTTTCATGTCGTCGATATAAATATCAGCGCCGTTTCTTTCGCCCATAACGCCTTTAAAAGTCATATCATCATGTAGTTGTGCCCTGGCCACCTCAAAGTTTTCGGTGTTTAAGGCATTAATAAAATCAAGTACAACAACCTTTGCATTATGCTCGGTTAATAGTTTATCGGATGTGCTCATAACAAAATCTATTTACCATTAAACGAAAGTCAGAACCAAAATGTTTGGAAGGAAGTGACTTGATGAGCAACAAATGAAAGGTTTAAATAATAAGAGTCGTCATTGCTGAAAAAGCTTTCACGCAACGACGACTATGCTATCCTTCAAAACTATATACTTTTCCAGGCTGTGTTTTAAAACTGTATTTAAAGTCCTTTCCTGATTTTTCTTCTTCGATAGCCTTAAGCTTACGCTTTAACGCATTTGGAGATCTCACGATACAATCTTCGCCTGATAATGATTTTATCGACAGCTTTGTAATTTTACCATCTTTCCATTGCAGATCTGTAATTTCGAAGTTACCCCTGGCTCTTAAACCCTGAATACTTCCTGTTGACCATTGATCAGGTAGGGCCGGTAAAAATTGCAGCTCACCTGCCTGGCTTTGCAATAACATTTCTGAAACGCCTGCTGTGTAGCCAAAATTCCCATCAATCTGAAAGGGAGGATGAGCACAGAAAAGATTGGCGTAAATGCCTCCGCCTTTATTATAATCGGTGCCCGAGCCACCCACTGGCGTAATAAAGTTCTGCAATATTTTATAGGCATGATTACCATCCTGCAGCCTGGCCCAAAAATTAATTTTCCAGGCCATAGACCATCCTGTTGATTCATCGCCACGGGCTGTTAAAGTTACTTTAGCGGCTTTGGCAAGCTCAGGTGTATTAATGGTGCTGATTTCTCTGCCAGGATGCAGGCCAAAAAGATGCGAAATGTGTCTGTGTTGATCCTTAGGATCATCGCGGTCGGTTTCCCATTCCTGTAATTGTCCCCATTTACCAATTTTTGGTTTTAATAAATGTGCTTTAAGATCTGCAATGTGTTTTTTATAATCACTATCGATGCCTAAAATTTCAGCTGCTTCTATATAATTTGTAAATAGATCGTAAACAATCTGCTGATCGTGTGTTACGCCATCTTCAGTCGGGCCATGTTCTGGCGACCAGCCCAATGGCGATACCAAAGTGCCGTCTGCTCTTCTCTTTAAGTGGTCATCCCAAAACTCTGATATCTCTTTGATAATGGGGTAGGCGAAATTTTTTAAATAATCTTTATCCCTGGTAAAAGAATAGTGCTCCCACAGCGCCTGTGCATACCAGGCACTTCCAGGTGTATTCCATAAAAAACTCATTCCGCCGAAAATATTGTTTTCTGTTTTTACGGTCCAACCACGGGTGTTTGGATATTTCTGGCGTGTAGTGATGGCACTTACCTCACGCATGCTGTTTATATAATCCAGATATGGGATATGACATTCTGAAAGGTTAGTTGGCTCTGCCAGCCAATAATTCATCTGGATATTGATGTTAGAGTGGTAATCGCTGCCCCATGGTGGCGTATTGCTCTCATTCCATAGCCCTTGGAGATTCGCAGGTAAACCTCCCTTTCTAGAGGAGCTGATCAAAAGGTATCTGCCGTATTGAAAAATTAGAGCTTCTAAGGCAGGGTCAGGCGTCTTTTTATAATTGATTAACCTTTGGTAAGTTGGCAAACTGTTGTTTTTTATATCATTCTGACCTAAATTAATAGCTAAGCGGTTGAATAATTGCTTGTAGTCATCAACGTGTGCTTTTAATAGATTTGAATAGGATTTTGTAGCGCTTTGTTTCAGTATACGATCGATTTTTGACGCAGGTTCTTCTCCTTTCCAGTTTTCACTGCGTTTATTACTGTAATTGGTAGCAGCGGTGAAAAGGACAGTTATGGCATCGGCATTATCGATTTTTAATTTTTCACCATCATCATCTTTAACCGCATGGCTGCTACCATTCTCAATTTTAACCAAAGCAGTCGCCTGATAAGGCATCCCATTAGATAATTTGCCTGTAAATTGGATCGTATTCCCGTTAACGGTGAGATTG
This genomic interval carries:
- a CDS encoding metal-independent alpha-mannosidase; this encodes MKRRTFIQNTGLLGAGVVASKFSFAANLAPEFPVVRVAAAKRHFQSKAVDAAIKTFQANVKNPELAWLFENCFPNTLDTTVYNSEKDGRPDTYVITGDIDAMWLRDSSAQVWPYLQFVNEDEPLKKLIAGVIIHQTKCILKDPYANAFYGDPTKVGEWKTDKTAMQPGVHERKWEIDSLCYPIRLAYHYWKKTGDKTPFDASWKKGIEATLKTFKEQQRKADKGPYHFQRETTQPTDSLPMAGYGFPVNPVGLICSAFRPSDDATIFPFLVPSNFFAVSSLKQAAEMIKALQNDQALESSLLNMADEVSAALQKHAIVNHPKYGKIYAFEVDGFGSSYLMDDSNVPSLLGLPYLGAMKIEDPIYQNTRKFALSKDNPYFFKGTAAEGIGGPHAGQDMIWPMSITMRALTSKDDAEIKSCIDMLRKTHAGKGFMHESFHKDNPANFTRAWFAWSNTLFGELLWRTYHEKPALLKA
- a CDS encoding histidine kinase, which produces MQNFSKTILEDIEFINQIPAVAHILEIVCRTTGMGFSAVARVTSDSWVACAVHDEINFGLSVGSELKLETTICNEIRQHKNAVIIDHVDEDPDFAQHHTPLMYGFQSYISVPITLKNGEFFGTLCAIDPKPAKLKNPTVTGMFTMFADLIAFHLDALEELANKERELKKEQEIAVLRDQFIAILGHDLRNPLNAISNSAQLLSRLNLDERSGRITKIIKDSSFRMNGLIENMLDFASGRLGEGITISKTPDEDLEKLLLQVVEELQAIWPSRDIKLNFDLAYPVHADGKRLAQLFSNLLGNALNYSPSDSTVEISAFSTETEFNLCVTNEGKQIPAVAMDRLFQPFSRGEVEPNQKGLGLGLYIASEIANAHNGTLKVSSTPQNTCFTLHLPSSDDNNKR
- a CDS encoding glycoside hydrolase family 95; the encoded protein is MFFNCKQAIRCTLIFFLAFSFSTPIFAQNKETTPLLLWDNKPASKWMTEAYPIGNGRIGGMIFGGVNQEHIQFNDNTLWTGDENDRGMYQAFGDIWIDFDNKEQKFSNYTRQLNLADAIHSINYTQNGTSYKREYFCSFPDKVMVLRFTANQKKSYSATLRLKNAHQGNLTVNGNTIQFTGKLSNGMPYQATALVKIENGSSHAVKDDDGEKLKIDNADAITVLFTAATNYSNKRSENWKGEEPASKIDRILKQSATKSYSNLLKAHVDDYKQLFNRLAINLGQNDIKNNSLPTYQRLINYKKTPDPALEALIFQYGRYLLISSSRKGGLPANLQGLWNESNTPPWGSDYHSNINIQMNYWLAEPTNLSECHIPYLDYINSMREVSAITTRQKYPNTRGWTVKTENNIFGGMSFLWNTPGSAWYAQALWEHYSFTRDKDYLKNFAYPIIKEISEFWDDHLKRRADGTLVSPLGWSPEHGPTEDGVTHDQQIVYDLFTNYIEAAEILGIDSDYKKHIADLKAHLLKPKIGKWGQLQEWETDRDDPKDQHRHISHLFGLHPGREISTINTPELAKAAKVTLTARGDESTGWSMAWKINFWARLQDGNHAYKILQNFITPVGGSGTDYNKGGGIYANLFCAHPPFQIDGNFGYTAGVSEMLLQSQAGELQFLPALPDQWSTGSIQGLRARGNFEITDLQWKDGKITKLSIKSLSGEDCIVRSPNALKRKLKAIEEEKSGKDFKYSFKTQPGKVYSFEG